From the genome of Haemophilus parainfluenzae, one region includes:
- the rpmJ gene encoding 50S ribosomal protein L36 has translation MKVRASVKKMCRNCKIVKREGVVRVLCSDPKHKQRQG, from the coding sequence ATGAAAGTTCGTGCTTCCGTTAAGAAGATGTGTCGTAACTGTAAAATTGTTAAACGTGAAGGTGTTGTTCGCGTATTATGCAGCGACCCTAAACATAAACAACGTCAAGGTTAA
- a CDS encoding DNA-directed RNA polymerase subunit alpha, producing the protein MQGSVTEFLKPRLVDIEQISSTHAKVILEPLERGFGHTLGNALRRILLSSMPGCAVTEVEIDGVLHEYSSKEGVQEDILEVLLNLKGLAVKVQNKDDVILTLNKSGIGPVVAADITHDGDVEIVNPSHVICHLTDENASINMRIRVQRGRGYVPASARTHSQNEDRPIGRLLVDACYSPVDRIAYNVEAARVEQRTDLDKLVIELETNGTIDPEEAIRRAATILAEQLDAFVDLRDVRQPEVKEEKPEFDPILLRPVDDLELTVRSANCLKAETIHYIGDLVQRTEVELLKTPNLGKKSLTEIKDVLASRGLSLGMRLENWPPASIAED; encoded by the coding sequence ATGCAGGGTTCTGTTACAGAATTTTTAAAGCCACGCTTAGTAGATATCGAGCAAATTAGCTCTACTCATGCTAAGGTGATCTTAGAACCGTTAGAGCGTGGCTTTGGTCATACTCTAGGGAATGCATTACGTCGTATCCTTCTGTCTTCAATGCCAGGTTGTGCTGTAACTGAAGTAGAAATTGATGGCGTACTGCACGAATATAGTAGTAAAGAAGGTGTTCAGGAAGATATTCTTGAAGTTCTTTTAAACCTTAAAGGTCTAGCGGTTAAAGTACAGAATAAAGATGATGTTATTCTGACATTAAATAAATCTGGAATTGGCCCTGTTGTTGCAGCAGATATCACCCACGATGGTGATGTTGAGATTGTTAATCCATCACATGTAATCTGTCACTTAACAGACGAAAACGCATCTATTAATATGCGTATTCGTGTTCAACGTGGTAGAGGTTATGTACCTGCATCTGCTCGTACTCATTCACAAAATGAAGATCGTCCAATTGGTCGTTTATTAGTAGACGCTTGTTATAGTCCAGTTGACCGTATTGCTTACAATGTTGAAGCAGCACGTGTTGAACAACGTACTGACTTAGATAAACTAGTTATCGAGTTAGAAACTAACGGGACTATTGATCCGGAAGAAGCAATTCGTCGTGCAGCAACAATTTTAGCAGAGCAACTCGATGCATTCGTTGATTTGCGTGATGTTCGTCAACCTGAAGTCAAGGAAGAAAAACCGGAATTTGATCCGATTTTATTACGTCCTGTTGATGACTTAGAGTTGACAGTTCGTTCTGCTAACTGTTTGAAAGCAGAAACAATTCACTATATCGGTGACTTAGTACAACGTACAGAAGTTGAGTTATTAAAAACGCCTAATCTTGGTAAGAAATCTCTTACTGAAATTAAAGACGTTCTCGCTTCACGTGGCTTGTCACTTGGTATGCGCCTTGAGAATTGGCCACCAGCAAGTATTGCTGAAGACTAG
- the rplF gene encoding 50S ribosomal protein L6, whose amino-acid sequence MSRVAKAPVNIPAGVEVKLDGQLLTVKGKNGELSRTIHHSVEVKQDNGHFTFTPREGFVEANAQSGTARALVNAMVIGVTEGFTKKLQLVGVGYRAQVKGNVVALSLGFSHPVEHTLPAGITAECPSQTEIVLKGADKQLIGQVAADIRAYRRPEPYKGKGVRYSDEVVRMKEAKKK is encoded by the coding sequence ATGTCTCGTGTTGCAAAGGCACCTGTTAATATTCCTGCCGGCGTTGAAGTTAAACTCGACGGTCAGCTATTAACAGTAAAAGGAAAAAATGGCGAGTTATCTCGCACAATTCATCACTCAGTTGAAGTTAAACAAGATAATGGTCACTTTACTTTCACTCCACGTGAAGGTTTTGTTGAAGCGAATGCTCAATCGGGTACAGCTCGTGCATTAGTTAATGCAATGGTTATCGGTGTTACTGAAGGCTTCACTAAGAAATTACAACTAGTGGGTGTTGGTTACAGGGCTCAAGTTAAAGGCAACGTAGTTGCATTAAGCTTAGGTTTCTCTCACCCTGTGGAGCACACTTTACCAGCAGGTATTACTGCTGAATGCCCTTCACAAACGGAAATCGTTTTAAAAGGTGCTGACAAGCAGTTAATTGGTCAAGTTGCAGCAGATATTCGTGCTTATCGCCGTCCTGAACCTTATAAAGGTAAAGGTGTACGTTACTCTGATGAAGTAGTACGTATGAAAGAGGCTAAGAAGAAATAA
- the rpsD gene encoding 30S ribosomal protein S4, with translation MARYLGPKLKLSRREGTDLFLKSGVRAIDSKCKIDTAPGQHGARKPRLSDYGSQLREKQKVRRIYGILERQFRNYYKEANRLKGNTGENLLVLLEGRLDNVVYRMGFAATRAEARQLVSHKAIVVNGRVVNIPSFQVSVNDVVAVREKSKKQARIKASLELAEQREKPTWLEVDSAKMEGVFKRVPERSDLSADINEHLIVELYSK, from the coding sequence ATGGCAAGATATTTGGGCCCTAAACTCAAGCTCAGCCGTCGTGAAGGCACTGATTTATTCCTTAAATCAGGTGTGCGTGCGATTGATTCAAAATGTAAAATTGATACAGCACCAGGTCAACACGGTGCTCGTAAACCGCGTTTGTCTGACTATGGTAGTCAATTACGTGAAAAACAAAAAGTTCGTCGTATCTATGGTATTTTAGAACGTCAATTCCGTAACTACTATAAAGAAGCAAACCGTTTAAAAGGTAATACTGGTGAAAACTTACTAGTATTATTAGAAGGTAGATTGGATAACGTTGTTTATCGCATGGGATTTGCTGCAACTCGCGCAGAAGCTCGTCAATTAGTGAGCCACAAAGCGATTGTCGTAAATGGTCGTGTTGTAAATATCCCATCTTTCCAAGTTTCTGTAAATGATGTAGTTGCTGTTCGTGAGAAATCTAAAAAACAAGCACGTATTAAAGCATCATTAGAATTAGCAGAACAAAGAGAAAAACCAACTTGGTTAGAAGTTGATTCTGCAAAAATGGAAGGTGTGTTCAAACGTGTTCCTGAACGTTCTGATTTATCAGCAGACATTAACGAACATCTGATCGTTGAGCTTTACTCTAAATAA
- the rpsK gene encoding 30S ribosomal protein S11, protein MAKTPVRARKRVKKQVVDGVAHIHASFNNTIVTITDRQGNALAWATAGGSGFRGSRKSTPFAAQVAAERCAEIVKEFGLKNLEVMVKGPGPGRESTIRALNAAGFRITNITDVTPIPHNGCRPPKKRRV, encoded by the coding sequence ATGGCTAAAACACCAGTTCGTGCACGTAAACGTGTAAAAAAACAAGTTGTAGATGGCGTAGCACACATTCACGCATCTTTCAATAATACAATCGTTACCATTACTGACCGTCAAGGTAATGCTTTAGCTTGGGCTACAGCAGGTGGTTCAGGTTTCCGTGGTTCTCGTAAATCTACCCCGTTCGCTGCACAAGTTGCTGCAGAACGTTGTGCTGAAATCGTTAAAGAATTCGGCTTAAAGAACTTGGAAGTTATGGTTAAAGGTCCGGGTCCGGGTCGTGAATCAACAATCCGTGCATTAAATGCAGCGGGTTTCCGTATCACGAACATCACTGATGTGACTCCGATTCCTCATAACGGTTGTCGTCCACCGAAAAAACGTCGTGTTTAA
- the rpmD gene encoding 50S ribosomal protein L30, whose translation MAKTIKVTQVRSSIARLPKHKATLRGLGLRHMHHTVELIDTPAVRGMINQVSYMVKVEE comes from the coding sequence ATGGCTAAAACTATTAAAGTAACTCAAGTTCGTAGCTCAATTGCTCGTTTACCGAAGCACAAAGCTACCTTGCGTGGTCTTGGTCTTCGCCATATGCACCATACTGTTGAGTTAATCGATACTCCGGCAGTACGTGGTATGATTAACCAAGTTTCATACATGGTTAAAGTGGAGGAGTAA
- the rplR gene encoding 50S ribosomal protein L18: protein MDKKSARIRRAARARHMMREQGVTRLVIHRTPRHIYAQVIAPNGSEVLAAASTVEKAIREQVKYTGNKDAAAVVGKLVAERALAKGVKDVAFDRSGFKYHGRVQTLADAAREAGLQF from the coding sequence ATGGATAAGAAATCAGCTCGTATCCGTCGTGCAGCTCGTGCACGTCATATGATGAGAGAGCAAGGTGTAACTCGTCTAGTTATTCACCGTACTCCGCGTCATATCTACGCACAAGTTATTGCACCAAACGGTTCAGAAGTGCTTGCCGCTGCTTCAACTGTTGAAAAAGCAATTCGTGAGCAAGTTAAATATACCGGTAATAAAGATGCCGCAGCAGTAGTAGGTAAACTTGTTGCTGAGCGCGCATTAGCAAAAGGCGTTAAAGACGTTGCTTTTGACCGTTCCGGTTTTAAATATCATGGTCGTGTCCAAACTTTAGCGGACGCTGCACGTGAAGCTGGTCTACAGTTCTAA
- the rplQ gene encoding 50S ribosomal protein L17 has translation MRHRKSGRQLNRNSSHRQAMFRNLASALVSHEIIKTTLPKAKELRRVVEPLITLAKEDSVANRRLAFARTRNIETVAKLFNELGPRFAQRAGGYTRILKCGFRAGDNAPMAYIELVDRPEVAEAAAE, from the coding sequence ATGCGCCATCGTAAGAGTGGTCGTCAACTAAACCGTAATAGCAGCCATCGCCAAGCGATGTTCCGTAACTTAGCAAGTGCTTTAGTTAGTCATGAAATCATCAAGACTACTTTACCAAAAGCTAAAGAATTACGTCGTGTAGTTGAACCGTTAATTACATTAGCAAAAGAAGATAGCGTTGCAAACCGTCGTTTAGCATTCGCTCGTACTCGTAACATCGAAACTGTTGCGAAATTATTCAATGAATTAGGTCCACGTTTTGCTCAACGTGCAGGTGGTTACACCCGTATCTTAAAATGTGGTTTCCGTGCAGGTGACAACGCTCCAATGGCATACATTGAGTTAGTTGATCGTCCAGAAGTTGCAGAAGCGGCAGCGGAATAA
- the rpsM gene encoding 30S ribosomal protein S13, with the protein MARIAGINIPDHKHAVIALTAIYGIGKTRSKSICAAAGIAEDVKISELSEEQIDKLRDEVGKFTVEGDLRREVTLNIKRLLDLGCYRGLRHRRSLPVRGQRTKTNARTRKGPRKPIKK; encoded by the coding sequence GTGGCCCGTATTGCAGGCATTAACATTCCTGATCACAAACACGCTGTAATCGCTTTAACTGCAATTTACGGTATCGGTAAAACTCGTTCTAAAAGCATTTGTGCTGCAGCGGGTATTGCTGAAGATGTTAAGATCAGCGAATTGTCTGAAGAGCAGATTGACAAACTGCGTGACGAAGTTGGTAAATTTACCGTTGAAGGTGACTTACGTCGTGAAGTAACACTAAACATCAAACGTCTTTTAGACTTAGGTTGTTACCGTGGTTTACGTCATCGTCGTAGTTTACCGGTACGTGGTCAACGTACTAAAACTAATGCGCGTACCCGTAAGGGTCCACGTAAGCCGATCAAAAAATAG
- the rpsE gene encoding 30S ribosomal protein S5, with product MSNIEKQAGELQEKLIAVNRVSKTVKGGRIMSFTALTVVGDGNGRVGFGYGKAREVPAAIQKAMEKARRNMINVALNEGTLQHPVKGVHTGSRVFMQPASEGTGIIAGGAMRSVLEVAGVRNVLSKAYGSTNPINVVRATIDALANMKSPEMVAAKRGKTVDEILG from the coding sequence ATGTCAAACATCGAAAAACAAGCTGGTGAACTGCAAGAGAAGCTAATCGCAGTAAACCGTGTATCAAAAACTGTAAAAGGTGGTCGTATTATGAGCTTTACTGCTTTAACAGTAGTAGGCGATGGTAACGGTCGCGTAGGTTTTGGTTATGGTAAAGCTCGTGAAGTTCCGGCAGCGATCCAAAAAGCGATGGAAAAAGCACGTCGCAATATGATTAATGTCGCTTTAAATGAAGGTACATTACAACACCCAGTTAAAGGTGTTCACACTGGTTCTCGCGTATTTATGCAACCAGCTAGCGAAGGTACAGGTATCATCGCAGGTGGTGCAATGCGTTCAGTGTTAGAAGTTGCTGGTGTACGTAACGTTCTTTCTAAAGCGTATGGTTCAACCAACCCAATCAACGTTGTTCGTGCAACTATTGATGCATTAGCAAATATGAAATCACCAGAAATGGTTGCTGCTAAACGTGGCAAAACCGTTGATGAAATTTTGGGGTAA
- the rluA gene encoding bifunctional tRNA pseudouridine(32) synthase/23S rRNA pseudouridine(746) synthase RluA encodes MALIEYHPPLEPYLDIIYQDNYICVVNKPSGLLSVPGNQPEYYDSAMSRVKEKFGFCEPAHRLDMATSGIILFALSKAADKELKRQFREREPKKYYHALVWGHLEQDSGKINLPMICDWENRPRQRIDFVFGKRAVTFYEVLERLPTNCTRVKLTPITGRSHQLRLHTLALGHPILGDKFYSHPQAKSMSPRLCLHAEELTITHPITGEKMTFRAEAEF; translated from the coding sequence ATGGCACTTATTGAATACCATCCCCCTTTAGAACCTTATTTAGATATTATCTACCAAGATAATTATATCTGCGTGGTAAACAAGCCAAGTGGTTTACTTTCAGTTCCTGGCAATCAACCAGAATACTATGACAGTGCAATGAGTCGGGTAAAAGAGAAATTTGGATTTTGTGAACCTGCACACCGTTTAGATATGGCCACAAGTGGTATTATTCTGTTTGCATTAAGTAAAGCGGCGGATAAAGAGTTGAAACGTCAATTCCGTGAACGTGAGCCAAAGAAATATTATCACGCTTTAGTATGGGGACACTTAGAACAAGATAGTGGAAAAATTAATCTTCCAATGATTTGTGATTGGGAAAATCGCCCCCGTCAACGCATTGATTTTGTATTTGGCAAAAGAGCGGTCACGTTTTATGAAGTTTTAGAACGATTACCTACTAACTGCACTCGAGTTAAACTGACTCCAATCACAGGACGTTCACATCAACTTCGTTTACATACTCTCGCACTTGGACATCCCATTTTAGGGGATAAGTTTTATTCTCACCCACAAGCTAAATCAATGTCACCTCGCTTATGCTTACATGCAGAAGAACTTACGATTACGCACCCTATCACAGGTGAAAAAATGACATTCAGAGCTGAAGCTGAATTCTAG
- the rplO gene encoding 50S ribosomal protein L15: protein MRLNTLSPAEGAKHSAKRLGRGIGSGLGKTGGRGHKGQKSRTGGGVRRGFEGGQMPLYRRLPKFGFTSMKSAVTAEVRLNELTKVEGNVVTLEALKAANILTKDIQFAKVILAGEVKSAVTVRGLRVTKGAKAAIEAAGGSVEE from the coding sequence ATGCGTTTAAATACTCTATCTCCGGCTGAAGGTGCTAAGCACAGCGCAAAACGCCTTGGTCGTGGTATTGGTTCAGGTTTAGGAAAAACTGGTGGTCGTGGTCATAAAGGTCAAAAATCTCGTACTGGCGGCGGTGTTCGTCGTGGTTTCGAGGGTGGCCAAATGCCATTATACCGTCGTTTACCAAAATTTGGTTTCACTTCAATGAAATCAGCTGTAACTGCTGAAGTTCGTTTAAACGAATTAACAAAAGTTGAAGGAAATGTTGTCACTTTAGAAGCATTAAAAGCTGCAAACATTTTAACTAAAGATATTCAATTCGCTAAAGTTATCTTAGCTGGTGAAGTGAAATCTGCAGTTACTGTACGTGGTTTACGTGTAACTAAAGGTGCAAAAGCAGCAATCGAAGCTGCTGGCGGTTCAGTTGAGGAATAA
- the secY gene encoding preprotein translocase subunit SecY, with product MAKQPGYQSRSTNSGTGELKSRLLFVLGALIVYRIGSFIPLPGIDAAVLAQLVEQQKGTIIDMLNMFSGGALSRASILALGIMPYISASIVMQLLATVSPALAELKKEGAAGQRKITKYTRYATVVFATIQAIAISTGLPNMLPQLVPNIGFTFYFTAVVSLVTGTMFLMWLGEQITERGIGNGISILVFGGIVAGLPHAIIETVEQARQGQMHPLVLLLIAAIVFAVTYFVVFVERGQRRIRVEYAKRQQGRQILGGHSTHLPLKVNMANVMPAIFASSIILFPATLTQWFGQNDKFEWLNDLSMLLNPGQPLYLLVYAVAIIFFSFFYTAMQYNPRDTADNLKKSGAFIPGIRPGEQTSRYIDKVMTRLTLIGGLYVTFVCLVPYIMTSAWDVKFYFGGTSLLIVVVVIMDFIVQVQSHLMSSQYESALKKANLKGFGQ from the coding sequence ATGGCTAAACAACCAGGTTATCAAAGCAGAAGTACTAATAGTGGTACTGGTGAACTAAAAAGCAGATTGCTTTTTGTATTAGGTGCACTTATCGTTTATCGTATTGGTTCTTTTATTCCGCTTCCTGGTATTGATGCCGCCGTGCTAGCTCAATTAGTTGAACAACAAAAAGGCACCATCATTGATATGTTAAACATGTTCTCTGGTGGTGCATTGAGCCGAGCATCAATTTTAGCATTAGGTATCATGCCATATATCTCGGCATCTATCGTAATGCAGTTGCTTGCTACGGTTTCACCTGCCTTAGCAGAATTGAAAAAAGAAGGCGCAGCAGGACAAAGAAAAATCACCAAGTATACTCGTTATGCAACGGTGGTTTTTGCTACTATCCAAGCTATCGCAATTTCTACCGGTTTACCGAATATGTTGCCACAGTTAGTGCCAAATATCGGTTTTACTTTTTACTTCACTGCAGTAGTGAGTCTTGTAACCGGAACCATGTTCTTAATGTGGTTAGGTGAGCAAATTACTGAAAGAGGTATTGGTAACGGTATCTCAATTCTTGTTTTTGGTGGTATTGTTGCAGGATTGCCGCATGCAATCATCGAAACAGTTGAGCAAGCTCGTCAAGGACAAATGCATCCTTTAGTTCTTCTACTAATCGCTGCTATTGTTTTTGCAGTAACTTATTTTGTTGTCTTCGTAGAACGTGGACAACGTAGAATTCGTGTTGAATATGCTAAGCGTCAACAAGGACGTCAAATTTTAGGTGGTCATTCAACTCACTTACCATTAAAAGTTAATATGGCAAACGTAATGCCAGCAATTTTTGCTTCAAGCATTATTTTATTCCCAGCTACATTGACACAATGGTTTGGTCAGAATGATAAGTTTGAGTGGTTAAATGACTTATCAATGTTGTTGAATCCTGGACAGCCTTTATATCTTCTTGTTTATGCGGTAGCGATTATTTTCTTCAGTTTCTTCTATACTGCAATGCAATATAATCCACGTGATACAGCAGATAATCTAAAAAAATCTGGTGCATTTATCCCAGGAATTAGACCAGGTGAACAAACATCACGTTATATTGATAAAGTAATGACTCGCTTAACATTAATTGGCGGTCTTTATGTAACGTTCGTATGTTTAGTCCCTTACATTATGACATCAGCATGGGATGTTAAATTCTACTTCGGTGGTACTTCCTTATTAATCGTTGTTGTTGTAATTATGGATTTTATCGTGCAAGTTCAGAGTCACTTAATGTCGTCTCAATATGAATCTGCGTTAAAAAAAGCAAACCTTAAAGGTTTTGGACAGTAA
- the rapA gene encoding RNA polymerase-associated protein RapA, whose protein sequence is MSFAIGQRWISETENSLGLGMITALDFRSITLHFPATDETRIYAVAQAPLTRIELNKGEQLHHQAGWQGEVLDVQEMNGLLFYLVKNEQGEDIIINEKELSPIISFSQAKDRLFSSQIDRSEHFALRYQTLLHQQAQFQSPLRGLRGNRAGLIPHQLHIAQEVGNRVNPRVLLADEVGLGKTIEAGMILQNQLFAEKVQRVLIIVPETLQHQWLVEMLRRFNLHFSLFDEERCEDFAEQAINPFSTESLIICALDWLKAHPHRVQQAIEAEFDCLIVDEAHHLAWSENAPSAAYLLVEQLANAIPSVLLLTATPEQLGLESHFARLRLLDPERFYDYQAFLKEQENYQPVADAVQSLLSEKPLSAVEKNHISDLLNEQDVEPLFKALACHNDEEKQAARQELIQNLIDRHGTSRILFRNTRQGVKGFPHRFYHQVTIDATETDEKIHWLIDFLKSHRNEKILVICKTAQTAIQLEQILREKEAIRSAVFHERMSIIERDRAAAYFSDSENGAQVLLSSSIGSEGRNFQFACHLVLFDLPENPDLLEQCIGRLDRIGQTRDVQIYVPCLSGSAQQDLARWYHEGLNAFEQTCPIGMALFEQYETLLKVRSENKADFEQLILQTQKQAKALRLALEKGRDRLLELNSNGGEKAQRLAGEIAQTDNSPQLVNFALNLFDIIGVEQDDLGENSIVITPTGTMLVPDFPGLKEEGVTVTFDRQLALAREELEFLTWDHPMIRQGIDLIASGDIGKASMALLVNKQLPAGTLLVELIYMIESQSPKGLQLNRFLPPTPVRLLLDSKGNDLAGQVNFNTLQNKLKPLGKDIANKMVKMARPNIEQLIKLGDHKITEIAQAKIQEASKVADQTLSNELNRLIALKAVNKNIRQAEIDVLEQQRLVSLEELSKASWRLDSLRVIVTNKE, encoded by the coding sequence ATGTCATTTGCAATCGGTCAACGTTGGATTAGCGAAACAGAAAATAGCCTCGGATTAGGGATGATTACCGCCTTAGATTTCCGCTCTATTACCCTTCACTTTCCTGCCACAGATGAAACCCGAATTTATGCAGTGGCACAAGCACCATTAACCCGAATTGAATTGAATAAAGGGGAACAACTTCATCACCAAGCAGGTTGGCAAGGTGAAGTTCTTGATGTTCAGGAAATGAATGGTCTCTTATTTTATTTAGTCAAAAATGAACAAGGTGAAGATATTATCATCAATGAAAAAGAACTTTCTCCGATAATTTCTTTTAGCCAAGCAAAAGATCGTCTCTTTTCATCACAAATTGACCGTAGTGAACATTTTGCGTTGCGCTATCAAACCCTTCTGCATCAACAAGCTCAATTTCAATCGCCTTTGCGAGGCTTACGAGGCAATCGTGCGGGTTTAATTCCTCATCAACTTCATATTGCGCAAGAGGTAGGAAATCGTGTCAATCCTCGTGTGCTCTTAGCGGATGAAGTGGGGTTAGGTAAAACCATTGAAGCGGGGATGATTTTGCAAAACCAGCTTTTTGCTGAAAAAGTACAACGTGTGTTAATTATTGTACCGGAAACCTTGCAACATCAATGGCTTGTCGAAATGCTTCGTCGTTTTAATCTACATTTTTCATTATTTGATGAAGAACGTTGTGAAGATTTTGCCGAACAAGCGATCAATCCATTTAGCACGGAAAGTTTAATTATTTGTGCATTAGATTGGTTGAAAGCACATCCTCATCGCGTACAACAAGCTATTGAAGCTGAATTTGACTGTTTAATTGTCGATGAAGCACATCATTTGGCTTGGTCTGAAAATGCGCCGAGTGCAGCTTATTTATTGGTGGAACAATTAGCGAACGCTATTCCGTCTGTTTTATTACTTACCGCAACGCCTGAACAACTGGGTTTGGAAAGCCATTTTGCACGATTACGCTTGCTTGATCCTGAGCGTTTTTATGATTACCAAGCCTTCTTAAAAGAGCAGGAAAATTACCAACCTGTGGCCGATGCGGTGCAATCTTTACTCTCAGAGAAGCCGCTAAGTGCGGTCGAAAAAAATCATATTTCTGATTTACTCAATGAGCAGGATGTCGAACCATTATTCAAAGCTTTAGCCTGTCATAATGATGAGGAGAAACAAGCTGCGCGACAAGAACTCATTCAAAATCTCATCGACAGACATGGCACAAGCCGTATTTTATTTCGCAATACACGCCAAGGTGTAAAAGGTTTTCCACATCGGTTTTATCACCAAGTAACGATTGATGCGACTGAGACTGATGAAAAAATTCATTGGTTAATTGATTTCCTAAAATCACACCGAAATGAAAAAATCTTAGTCATTTGTAAAACAGCACAAACGGCAATTCAACTTGAGCAAATTTTACGAGAAAAAGAAGCCATTCGCAGTGCTGTTTTCCATGAAAGGATGTCAATCATTGAACGAGATCGTGCAGCGGCTTATTTTTCTGATAGCGAAAATGGTGCTCAAGTTTTACTGAGTTCTAGCATTGGTTCTGAAGGCAGAAATTTCCAATTTGCTTGTCATCTCGTACTCTTCGATTTACCAGAAAATCCTGACTTACTTGAGCAATGTATTGGCCGTTTAGATCGCATCGGGCAAACGCGAGATGTACAAATTTATGTACCCTGCCTATCAGGTTCTGCACAGCAAGATTTAGCACGTTGGTATCATGAAGGATTAAATGCTTTTGAACAAACTTGCCCTATTGGTATGGCATTGTTTGAACAATATGAAACTTTATTAAAAGTGCGGTCAGAAAATAAAGCAGATTTTGAGCAACTCATTCTCCAAACGCAAAAACAAGCAAAAGCATTGCGTTTAGCCTTGGAAAAAGGTCGTGATCGTTTGTTAGAATTAAATTCTAATGGTGGTGAAAAGGCACAACGACTTGCGGGAGAAATTGCTCAAACAGACAATTCGCCACAATTAGTCAATTTTGCACTGAATTTATTTGATATTATTGGTGTAGAACAAGATGATTTAGGTGAAAACAGCATTGTCATCACGCCAACAGGCACCATGCTTGTTCCTGATTTTCCAGGACTAAAAGAAGAAGGTGTCACAGTAACTTTTGACCGACAACTAGCCCTTGCTCGTGAGGAATTAGAATTTCTTACCTGGGATCATCCAATGATACGTCAAGGCATTGATTTAATCGCTTCTGGTGACATCGGCAAAGCATCGATGGCATTATTAGTTAATAAACAGCTACCTGCAGGCACTCTTTTGGTTGAATTGATTTATATGATTGAAAGCCAATCACCAAAAGGTTTACAACTGAATCGTTTTCTTCCGCCTACGCCTGTTCGCTTATTGCTGGATAGCAAAGGAAACGATCTAGCCGGACAAGTTAATTTTAATACATTGCAAAATAAACTTAAGCCGCTAGGTAAAGATATTGCAAATAAAATGGTTAAAATGGCTCGTCCAAATATTGAGCAATTAATTAAACTAGGCGATCACAAAATAACTGAAATCGCACAGGCTAAAATTCAAGAAGCTAGTAAAGTAGCAGATCAAACATTGAGCAATGAGCTCAATCGACTTATTGCCTTGAAAGCAGTAAATAAAAATATCCGACAGGCGGAAATTGACGTATTAGAACAACAACGTTTAGTTTCTTTGGAAGAGTTAAGTAAAGCAAGCTGGCGACTAGATAGCCTTCGGGTAATAGTGACAAACAAGGAATAA
- the pnuC gene encoding nicotinamide riboside transporter PnuC, producing the protein MNWTERLKEEFLSGWKPFEVAWVVIFLAAQIIAYVLSPDSPLGMISGIAGILCVVLVSKGKISNYFFGLIFAYTYFYVAWGNNFLGEMNTVLYVYIPSQFIGYFMWKQHMQNDNGGESVIAKALTPKGWAILLVSVGIGTFCFVQALKAAGGSSTGLDGLTTIITVAAQLLMILRYREQWLLWIVLNVLSILLWAEQPAMYLMYSAYLLNSLYGYYNWTKLVKSESH; encoded by the coding sequence ATGAATTGGACAGAACGACTTAAAGAAGAATTTTTATCCGGTTGGAAGCCTTTTGAAGTGGCATGGGTAGTTATTTTCCTTGCCGCACAAATTATTGCTTATGTTCTTTCACCGGATAGTCCATTAGGCATGATTTCGGGGATTGCAGGTATTCTCTGTGTGGTATTGGTGAGTAAAGGGAAAATTAGTAACTATTTCTTTGGGCTTATTTTTGCTTACACCTATTTTTATGTCGCATGGGGAAACAATTTCCTAGGTGAAATGAATACGGTGCTCTATGTGTATATTCCATCACAATTTATCGGTTATTTTATGTGGAAACAACACATGCAAAACGATAATGGCGGTGAAAGTGTGATTGCAAAAGCCTTAACACCAAAAGGTTGGGCTATTTTACTCGTGAGTGTGGGAATTGGTACATTCTGCTTTGTACAGGCTTTAAAGGCAGCAGGCGGGAGTTCTACGGGATTAGATGGCTTAACCACGATTATCACCGTAGCAGCACAATTATTGATGATTTTGCGTTATCGTGAGCAATGGTTATTATGGATTGTCTTAAATGTGCTTTCTATTTTGCTTTGGGCAGAACAGCCAGCGATGTACTTAATGTATAGTGCTTACTTACTTAACTCATTATATGGTTATTACAACTGGACGAAACTCGTCAAATCGGAAAGCCACTAA